Part of the Fibrobacterota bacterium genome, TATTGAACCCTGAAATTCGCCTAAAATACCCCCCCAGGGAGACCTGCAATGTCCATGAGCGATGAAATCTCCGCGTCGGAACTGAGTGAAATCCTGGAGAGCAATCCCTCCACCCCCCTCATCGACGTCCGGGAACAGGATGAGTTCGACGAGGTGAACCTCGCCGGAAAGCTGATTCCCATGAGCGAACTGGAATCCCGCTGGCAGGAAATCCCCAAGGAAGGGACGGTCTATATCCATTGCCGGTCCGGCAAACGCTCCCGTACCGCTATCGAGTTCCTGAAAACCAAGGGCTATTCCAACTGCGTCAACCTTACGGGAGGGATCCTGTCCTGGTTGAACGAGGTCAACCCCGAGGGGCGTTCGGCCTGAGCGATTCCTCTCCCCCGGCCCGCGGTCCCCGCTTCGGGATCATCCTGGGCATCCTGCTCGCCTTGTTGTTGTGCGCCGGCGGCGGCGCCTGGTATTTTCTGGATCGGATACGGCCCGAAAAGGTCGGCCGGGCCCTCTCGGAAGCCCTGGCCCAATCCCTCGGCTTAAGCCCCTCCGTCACCCTGCGCGATTGGGTCGTGGTCGAGGAGAAGAAACCCCTCGCCGAATTGGCCCTGGTCTCGCGCGATGCCGACGTCTCCCATCGCATCGAAAGCGTACGCCTACGCAGTAAGGCGGAACTGTCCCTGCGCGCCGTCT contains:
- a CDS encoding rhodanese-like domain-containing protein, which encodes MSDEISASELSEILESNPSTPLIDVREQDEFDEVNLAGKLIPMSELESRWQEIPKEGTVYIHCRSGKRSRTAIEFLKTKGYSNCVNLTGGILSWLNEVNPEGRSA